The following are encoded in a window of Panicum virgatum strain AP13 chromosome 5N, P.virgatum_v5, whole genome shotgun sequence genomic DNA:
- the LOC120676891 gene encoding pyrrolidone-carboxylate peptidase-like → MGSEGPLSVTVHVTGFKKFIGVPENPTEKIVSNLQSYMEKKGLPKNLVLGSCTVLEVAGQGALGTLYEVLESAISNKHEGSQIIWIHFGVNGGLPRFALENQAVNDATFACPDELGWKPQRVPIVASDGNISRVRKTTLPVNELVKILRKIGHDVMRSDDADRFVCNYVYYHSLRFAEEHGIKSLFVHVPLFSTIDEPVQMHFVASLLEAVASLN, encoded by the exons ATGGGATCAGAAGGACCTTTATCTGTGACTGTCCATGTTACTGGATTCAAGAAGTTTATTGGAGTTCCTGAGAACCCAACTGAGAAAATAGTGAGCAATCTTCAATCTTATATGGAAAAGAAAGGCTTGCCAAAAAACCTTGTACTCGGCAGCTGCACAGTTCTCGAGGTTGCAGGGCAGGGTGCACTTGGCACACTATATGAGGTTTTAGAATCTGCTATTTCAAATAAACATGAAGGGTCGCAAATAATTTGG ATCCACTTTGGGGTCAATGGTGGTTTACCAAGATTTGCGCTTGAGAATCAAGCTGTTAATGACGCCACATTTGCTTGTCCTGATGAGCTAGGATGGAAACCTCAG AGGGTCCCTATTGTAGCATCTGATGGAAACATCTCACGGGTTAGAAAG ACTACCCTTCCAGTTAATGAATTAGTCAAGATTCTTCGAAAGATTGGCCATGATGTGATGCGTTCAGATGATGCTGATCGATTTGTATGCAACTATGTGTACTATCATTCTCTCCGCTTCGCCGAGGAGCATGGCATCAAATCTCTGTTTGTGCATGTGCCCCTCTTCTCGACAATTGATGAGCCAGTTCAGATGCATTTTGTTGCTTCCCTTCTTGAAGCTGTTGCTAGCTTGAACTAG
- the LOC120672464 gene encoding NADH dehydrogenase [ubiquinone] 1 alpha subcomplex subunit 6-like isoform X1 codes for MAFTMRAVKVPPNSASLEEARHRVFDFFKQACRSIPTVMEIYNLDDVVTPSQLRSTIAKEIRKSQNITNPKVIDMLLFKGTEELNNIVEHAKQRHHVIGQYVIGQEGLVHELGSKDQGSSDFLKKFYSSNYF; via the exons ATGGCGTTCACGATGCGCGCGGTGAAGGTTCCCCCGAACTCGGCC TCGCTGGAGGAGGCGCGGCACCGCGTGTTCGACTTCTTCAAGCAGGCCTGCCGCTCCATCCCCACCGTCATGGAGATCTACAACCTTGACGACGTCGTCACTCCCTCCCAGCTCCGCTCCACCATCGCcaaagagatccgcaagagccAGAACATCACCAACCCCAAG GTTATTGATATGCTTCTGTTCAAGGGGACGGAGGAGCTGAACAACATAGTTGAGCACGCAAAGCAGCGCCATCATGTGATTGGGCAGTATGTGATTGGCCAAGAGGGCCTGGTGCATGAGCTGGGCTCAAAGGACCAAGGGAGCTCTGATTTCCTGAAGAAATTCTACAGTAGCAATTACTTCTGA
- the LOC120672464 gene encoding NADH dehydrogenase [ubiquinone] 1 alpha subcomplex subunit 6-like isoform X2, whose translation MAFTMRAVKVPPNSASLEEARHRVFDFFKQACRSIPTVMEIYNLDDVVTPSQLRSTIAKEIRKSQNITNPKVIDMLLFKGTEELNNIVEHAKQRHHVIGQYVIGQEGLVHELGSKDQGSSDFLKKFYSSNYF comes from the exons ATGGCGTTCACGATGCGCGCGGTGAAGGTTCCCCCGAACTCGGCCTCgctt GAGGAGGCGCGGCACCGCGTGTTCGACTTCTTCAAGCAGGCCTGCCGCTCCATCCCCACCGTCATGGAGATCTACAACCTTGACGACGTCGTCACTCCCTCCCAGCTCCGCTCCACCATCGCcaaagagatccgcaagagccAGAACATCACCAACCCCAAG GTTATTGATATGCTTCTGTTCAAGGGGACGGAGGAGCTGAACAACATAGTTGAGCACGCAAAGCAGCGCCATCATGTGATTGGGCAGTATGTGATTGGCCAAGAGGGCCTGGTGCATGAGCTGGGCTCAAAGGACCAAGGGAGCTCTGATTTCCTGAAGAAATTCTACAGTAGCAATTACTTCTGA
- the LOC120672463 gene encoding uncharacterized protein LOC120672463: MWIVRHPQPPQGQAPRPVSAYWNNPGVTAKGPCFNCGGLGHISRDCPSPRRGGAFNAPRPNAPPPQASRQEAKPQQAPKRGRLNYTTAEEIPENAEVLMVTGPSESEPGEPVESVEPELGVPFVVEPEVNPGKQLSIFLAPI, from the exons atgtggattgtgcgtcaccctcaacctcctcaaggacaagctcctaggccggtcagtgcttattggaacaacccaggtgtgaccgcaaagggtccgtgcttcaattgtggtggctTAGGCCACATCTCTAGGGACtgcccctctccgaggcgtggtggtgccttcaatgcacctaGACCCAATGCTCCTCCGCCTCAAGCATCGCGTCAAGAAGCTaagccacaacaagctcctaaacgtggccgtctcaactacaccaccgctGAAGAAATTCCGGAGAATGCTGAAGTActcatgg tgaccggaccGTCGGAGAGCGAACCCGGGGAACCCGTCGAGTCCGTTGAGCCGGAGCttggagtcccgttcgtggtcgagccggaagttaacccaggcaagcagctaagcattttccttgcacctatttaa